The genomic stretch TGCGCATCGTATTGGTCAAAAGAATGAAGTTCGTATCCTTCGTTTGATAAGCTCCAATTCcgttgaagagaagattCTTGAACGTGCGCAGTTCAAGCTCGACATGGATGGCAAGGTCATTCAGGCAGGAAAGTTCGACAACAAGTCTACTAATGAAGAACGAGAAGCCTTGCTACGGACACTCCTCGAAACCGCCGAGGCCGCTGATCAGATCAATGAACAGGAGGaaatggatgatgatgacttgaatgatatcatggcAAGGTCTGATGAAGAGCTGCTTGTATTCCAGCGCCTCGACAAGGAAAGACCAACAAGAGACCCTTACGGACCCGGCCACCCGCTGCCACGTTTGATGTGCGAGGAAGAACTTCCTGACATTTATGTCTCTGAGGAGAACCCTGTTAcggaagaagttgaggttgagatggCTGGTCGTGGTGCACGTGAGCGCAAGGTTACTCGGTACGACGATGGTCTCACTGAAGAGCAATGGCTTATGGCCGTGgatgccgacgatgacacAATCGAAGATGCTATCGCTAGAAAGGAGGCTAGAGTTGAGCGTCGCCGGGTCAACAAGGAGCGACGTCAACGGAAGGTGGTTGGTGACTCTTCACCTGAGCCGTCTCGTGAAAGCTCTGAAACACCACAGCCTAAGAAGCGGGGTCGCAGAGGCCCTGCGCCGAAACGCAAGGCAGAAGAGCTTGTGGAAGAGACGCCTCAGCCGAAACGTAAGAGGGGTAGGCAGGCTAAGCCTGTGGAGACCTTGAGCCCAGAGGATCGCGCTATACTCCAACGCATACTCAATAGTACATATCAAGCGTTGATGGACATGGAGCAGGAGTTACCCGCCGATTCCTCGGATAGTGAAGATGGACCAGTTACGCGGTCTATAATCGAGCCATTCATGAAGCCCCCTCCGAAGTCGCAATACCCAGACTACTacatgatcatccagagTCCGATTGCTATGGAAAAGATCCGAAAGAAGATTAACCGTGACGAATACCAAAACTTGAAGGACTTCAGGAATGATATCCATCTCCTCTGTCAAAATGCTCGAACCTATAATGAAGATGGCAGCATCCTGTTCCAAGATGCGAATGATATTGAGGTAGGTCGCCGCGTTGATGAGTCATGTGAGTGGACTAGTACTGACACTGAGTAGGCAAAATGCCTGAGTGAACTGAAGAGAGAGACCGAGGGCTACCCGCAATTTGCCAACTATGACGACCAGGGAGCGCCTGTTGGTCAAGATCAGTCTCTCGCGGCAACCCCCAGCGTCGAGACTCCTAGCACTGTCACCACCCCCGGCCAACCGAAACTAAAGCTTACATTCAACAGTGGTAATCGGGACAGTACAGGAGCCGCCAACGGAACCCCACAGACTGGAATAACTGAGGAGTAATCTTTGCATAAACCTTCGTCCTGGCTTGCTTGACTCTGTTCATTAAGTACAGGGGAGAGACATTTCCCCCTCACAACGCATTTTGCTATTTTGATCTTTTCTTGACATGTACCCATCCGGCTTTGGACGGCGTTATGTGACttggtgatggatgatggTTGATGGCGCATGCTCTGCTCTACTGAAGACGAGCGATTGATTTCATttatggttttcttttcgtttATTCTTTCACATTTAACCCCGCCTTCTCCAGTGTATTCAGTGGTCGATAAACTGATCAGATACAGATTTTGTCTTCTCACTTTTTGTTGTCTATTTATTACCTTTGCCTGTCGTGCCGGGATGCTATCGCCTTCCCATCACTAGAGAGACTTGACTTACCCTTTCAATTTTTGTctcagatgatgatgagatcgGCTGTAATTggattctttttttctttcacttttcATGTTTGTGTTTTATCCTACCTGAGACCATGGTAGTCGTACATCTACATATAGTTGTACTAATGGGCAATTGAATGTACCTTACTGAGATGAAAAGAGCGCGCAAAATGTAAAATGGATCTTAGCAAGTGATTCTTTACTTGGTTAATACTATGTAGTATATACCAGCCCCGACCGACATCGGGAGTGGCCAACCCTAAATCTTAGAGTGGCACAGCCATGCATTAGCCCCGTCTATAAACAGTTACATTGGCATCCGCCCCCCTTCCAACAATGACTTCGGTTCCCGAGCCCTCGTCTAAATTGCTGCCCTCTCGAACACTATAACAATGCATgatagaaaaacaaaagcatcCAGGTCAAGAACAGGGTGCCAGACTTGCAAGTTGgtttcccctccccccaaccAAAGAGGGTCTTTGTTCGTTACATCAACGTTCATACGCCACTGACCGTACCCCAGGATACGGCATGTCAAGTGCGGCGAGGAGAAACCGGAGTGCTTCCAGTGTAAGAACTCTGGCCGGAAATGTGATGGTTACAAAACTTCCTCTCAGTACCAACTACCCACGAAAGTAGTACATCGTCACTCGCGACCCGCCTGGTCAATGGTGAGCCCTGACCATCGCCTAATCCTCCGTCCGGGAACGAGGGAAGAGCGACAGTATGTAGATTTGTTCTGCTCGCAGACGTCACGGGCtctttctggcttcttcagcCCTCAGCTATGGAATTTCCAATTACCGCAGCTCAGCCAGTCGGAACCGACTATTAGACATGCTATCGCTGCACTCAGCGCTGCCCATGAACGGGCCATCTTGAATCCATCAGCAGAAAACGCGGGTGTTAGGGAGCAATTCGTACTCCAGCAGTATAACAAATCCATTCAATATCTAATGGGGCATCTCGCCGTGCCAAAGTCCCAGTCGGTTGACTTGTTGCTGATCACATGTGGTTTATTTGTGTGCCTAGAAATTGTGCGAGGGAACAATAAACAGGCGTTGAACCACCTGGCAGCAGGGGCGACCATTCTCCACAAACGGGGTCATCTTGCAAATACAACTTCTCAGTCCATGGATATTGACAGGGAGCTATCCCACTTATTCTTTCGGTTAAATATGCAACTATCTCTCTTTGGACGCCCACTAGCCCCCCTCACTATTGGACATAAAGGCGCACTGCCTCCTACAGAGGGAAAGATCTCGTTCAGCaccattgaagaagccagaCACTGCCTGGACGGGCTAATGAATAAAGCCCTGAGATTCGTGCGTCTAAGTCTTCAGGTCTCGACACCAGGTCATGCTACAAGACTACAACAGAGACAGAAACAACAAGATATAAAGGAGGAGTTCGATGCTTGGACAATGGCACTAAACAAGATGATGGCGCGGAGGGGGAACTCCAAAACGTTGGACAAGCGTGGACCCCTTACACTCCGACTCCATCATCAAGTCTCGCTGATATGGCTGCGAGCTTGTTTCGCAACGGATCAGATGGTCTTCGACAACTTCCGTTCAGATTTTGAGACAATCGTTCGTCTTGCGGAGGAAGTAATTCGCCTGGGCCCTGATCAAGAAAAGCCGTCTCCCGCGAATGGATTCTCCCTCGAATCTGGAATTACTGCCCCATTGTGGTTCACAGCGGTAAAGTGTCGTGATCCCATCATTCGACGAAAAGCTATACGGATTTTGTCAGATTATCGTAGAAGGGAGGGAATGTGGGACATGgggctcttcttcaaagtAGCAGAATTGGTCCTGGAATCTGAAGAGGCCGAGCTATCCTCTCTGCCcattgagaaaagaatacCCGAAGACCGGCAACGCATATATGACCCAATATTACCTGAGGAAATTGTGGCGAGTCCGTGTCAGGTTATACTGTTGTCGAGACCCGATGGGGTGGACGGGGGTTGGCACACACGGACAGCATACATTAATTGGACCTCATAGAAAGGAGTGAATCCTACTTGACAACAGGCGATTAAACTAGACGCAGCACAAGGCGCTTAGCGATATATACCGAGTACCGCATGCTCATTATACCAAGCACTAACTAAGCATCACCGAATTGTAGGGCTGTAAACTTCGAAGCGGAATTCTTTTCCGTACCGTCAATTCCCAGTTCTCACACAGATATCATCGCAAGGGAATGGACCCTTTAGTCAGTCGTGTGTGACTTGGATGGCCGCAGATGGCATCGTTTACAGGAACGTTAGTGTggacttttgtctttgaagtTGATGATACAGATACAGTGGCTGCCCATGTTTCCGAGGGCGGGTGTCTCCTCCCAGATTTTGAGTTTGCGCTCGATGAATGTAGGAGATTTGAGTTTCCTTGGGATATGCTCAGTCATGCGTGTACAGTGTACGCTTCCATCCAGAGTGGATCGTGTATACGTTCCATCCATAAATCAGTGCAGATGAAGGATGGCACCAGCAAGGCACTGCAGTAGTTCAAAGTTATAAGGAGTAGTAACTGGAACATTCTATATGTTTATGACCCGTTAGGGCTTTCCGTAATATCCCTTATCTCGCGGCTGAAGGCAACAGCCTGAGGCTGTCGGGATTAGTCATCGCGAATGCACAGTGTGACAAGACAATACAGGTACAGTACCGAGGGTGTaacaccatcaccatggcAAATTGCGTACTAATGTTTCTGAGAAACCCCTTTAGACGCAGGTGCAAATGTGCAGTCTTCGGCATTAGCATAGCCTTACATGTGCGCAACTGCTAAGATCGACGAGCAAAGATGAAACCCTAGTGGCTTAGCCAGGTCACGTCATCCGTGTATCGGAAGAACGCCTCTAGTGTGCTCGACGTCATGACCAATCACGTGACACATCGCACCGTCGTCATGGCGGTCATTGCGCTCCGTAAC from Aspergillus oryzae RIB40 DNA, chromosome 1 encodes the following:
- a CDS encoding uncharacterized protein (predicted protein), whose amino-acid sequence is MHDRKTKASRSRTGCQTCKLVSPPPNQRGSLIRHVKCGEEKPECFQCKNSGRKCDGYKTSSQYQLPTKVVHRHSRPAWSMVSPDHRLILRPGTREERQYVDLFCSQTSRALSGFFSPQLWNFQLPQLSQSEPTIRHAIAALSAAHERAILNPSAENAGVREQFVLQQYNKSIQYLMGHLAVPKSQSVDLLLITCGLFVCLEIVRGNNKQALNHLAAGATILHKRGHLANTTSQSMDIDRELSHLFFRLNMQLSLFGRPLAPLTIGHKGALPPTEGKISFSTIEEARHCLDGLMNKALRFVRLSLQVSTPGHATRLQQRQKQQDIKEEFDAWTMALNKMMARRGNSKTLDKRGPLTLRLHHQVSLIWLRACFATDQMVFDNFRSDFETIVRLAEEVIRLGPDQEKPSPANGFSLESGITAPLWFTAVKCRDPIIRRKAIRILSDYRRREGMWDMGLFFKVAELVLESEEAELSSLPIEKRIPEDRQRIYDPILPEEIVASPCQVILLSRPDGVDGGWHTRTAYINWTS